A region from the Pseudonocardia petroleophila genome encodes:
- a CDS encoding ABC transporter ATP-binding protein → MPTSGSDDGLRVTGLTAGYGPVTVVRDVTLEVGRGDFVGVLGANGAGKTTLLRALVGDARVTAGSVTLDGRELRGLPAHRVARAGVAVVPEGRGLVPELSVRDNLLLGTATWNRRYSSPAVTRALAEVHDRFPVLGERAGQLAGSLSGGEQQMVAIGRALMARPTLLVLDEPSLGLAPRLVRQVFADLAQANRDGITVLVAEQNAAAALRVATRSYVMHGGRVVTEGTAEQLEASGLRSAFLGEGTREHR, encoded by the coding sequence ATGCCTACCTCGGGGTCTGACGACGGGCTGCGGGTCACGGGCCTGACGGCGGGGTACGGGCCGGTGACCGTCGTCCGCGACGTGACGCTGGAGGTCGGGCGCGGGGACTTCGTCGGCGTGCTCGGCGCCAACGGGGCCGGGAAGACCACGCTGCTGCGCGCGCTCGTCGGCGACGCGCGGGTCACCGCAGGCTCGGTCACCCTCGACGGCCGGGAGTTGCGCGGCCTTCCCGCGCACCGCGTCGCGCGGGCTGGCGTGGCGGTCGTGCCGGAGGGGCGCGGGCTCGTCCCCGAGCTCTCGGTGCGCGACAACCTGCTGCTCGGCACGGCCACCTGGAACCGCCGCTACTCCTCGCCCGCGGTGACCCGCGCGCTGGCCGAGGTGCACGACCGGTTCCCGGTGCTCGGCGAACGCGCCGGACAGCTGGCCGGGTCGCTGTCCGGCGGCGAGCAGCAGATGGTGGCGATCGGGAGGGCCCTGATGGCCCGCCCCACGCTGCTCGTCCTCGACGAGCCCTCGCTCGGGCTCGCCCCCAGGCTCGTCCGCCAGGTCTTCGCCGACCTGGCGCAGGCGAACCGCGACGGCATCACGGTGCTGGTCGCGGAGCAGAACGCCGCAGCGGCCCTCCGGGTCGCCACGCGGTCGTACGTCATGCACGGCGGTCGGGTGGTCACGGAGGGCACGGCGGAGCAGCTCGAGGCGAGCGGCCTGCGGTCGGCCTTCCTCGGAGAAGGAACGAGGGAGCATCGATGA
- a CDS encoding ABC transporter substrate-binding protein yields the protein MRTTSPRRRLAAVAALALALAGCGGSAAEAPTGPGEGYRVGVILPLTGPASAIGNDFNTALEVFREIDPAAQDLQIEYIVCDDRTTPDGAAACARKLVQQDEVNMVYGPVIGGSHAGARPVLSAGPPSVTPSPYATTEPGDPIFSAAGNSVELDRVTLELAVERGLQRVAVLATTDLTGETAVQNLEAANADLGLQLAVERMGPTDVDASAQLNRLLETDPQYVYVATSGAAAGVALKGLGQLGADLPTALIWSNTTNGFLQAAGPDMPSETLFAVSAAWDPDTLDDPARAEQVRTFQSAFEERAGAPASFVVQGAYDAFQLIVSALSTAGGEADAISAHLDGLTDFQGLNWRLDYTPDRHRPEPEGNYVMMRYDPADGTWSAAAPQG from the coding sequence ATGAGGACGACTTCCCCACGCAGGCGCCTGGCCGCCGTCGCGGCGCTGGCGCTCGCGCTGGCCGGGTGCGGCGGTAGTGCGGCCGAGGCCCCCACCGGGCCCGGAGAGGGGTACCGGGTCGGCGTGATCCTGCCGCTGACCGGCCCCGCGTCGGCGATCGGCAACGACTTCAACACCGCGCTGGAGGTGTTCCGGGAGATCGACCCGGCCGCCCAGGACCTGCAGATCGAGTACATCGTCTGCGACGACCGCACCACCCCTGACGGCGCCGCGGCCTGCGCCCGCAAGCTCGTCCAGCAGGACGAGGTGAACATGGTCTACGGGCCGGTGATCGGCGGCTCGCACGCCGGCGCGCGGCCGGTGCTCTCGGCCGGGCCGCCGTCGGTCACGCCCTCGCCCTACGCCACGACCGAGCCGGGCGACCCGATCTTCTCCGCGGCCGGCAACTCGGTCGAGCTCGACCGGGTCACCCTGGAGCTGGCGGTCGAGCGCGGCCTGCAGCGCGTGGCGGTCCTCGCGACCACCGACCTCACCGGCGAGACCGCGGTGCAGAACCTGGAGGCGGCCAACGCCGATCTCGGGCTGCAGCTGGCGGTCGAGCGCATGGGCCCGACCGACGTCGACGCCTCGGCCCAGCTCAACCGGCTGCTGGAGACCGACCCGCAGTACGTCTACGTCGCCACGTCCGGCGCGGCGGCGGGCGTCGCGCTCAAGGGACTCGGGCAGCTCGGCGCCGACCTGCCCACGGCCCTCATCTGGTCGAACACGACCAACGGGTTCCTGCAGGCCGCGGGGCCGGACATGCCGTCGGAGACCCTGTTCGCGGTGTCGGCGGCCTGGGACCCCGACACCCTCGACGACCCGGCGCGCGCCGAGCAGGTGCGCACGTTCCAGTCCGCGTTCGAGGAACGGGCAGGTGCTCCGGCGTCCTTCGTGGTGCAGGGCGCCTACGACGCGTTCCAGCTGATCGTCAGCGCGCTGAGCACCGCGGGCGGCGAGGCCGACGCGATCTCCGCGCACCTCGACGGGCTGACCGACTTCCAGGGCCTGAACTGGCGCCTGGACTACACCCCCGACCGGCACCGGCCCGAGCCCGAGGGCAACTACGTGATGATGCGCTACGACCCCGCGGACGGCACCTGGTCAGCTGCCGCCCCCCAGGGCTGA
- a CDS encoding TIGR03857 family LLM class F420-dependent oxidoreductase, which produces MHDDLGVYVLPGRAPDPSAVLGEARDAERAGFGTVWVSERLDVKDAGVVCGAVAATTTRTRVATGVVHQGTRHPLTLASMAATAHTLSGGRFVLGLGRGMGALAPSLGVPQPTLAGLEHLVSVLRRLWTGERVTEEGPAGSFRGMRFSDLPPHGAPPVVLGTIGPRGLELAGRAFDGVLLHPFLTADAVAASVATVRRAAERAGRDPSSVHVVTTLVAAPDLPPERVDLAVRARAVSYFQVRGLGELLVGRNGWDARVLERLRAHPSLAGGGIADTAFTRDRLVASAEVLPEAWFTEGAAIGTSAQCAARGVQYRAAGADEVLVHGASPAEATGLAAAWETCMAATGNRRGGPS; this is translated from the coding sequence ATGCACGACGACCTCGGCGTCTACGTCCTGCCCGGCCGCGCGCCCGACCCGTCGGCGGTGCTGGGGGAGGCGCGCGACGCGGAGCGGGCCGGGTTCGGCACGGTCTGGGTCAGCGAGCGGCTCGACGTCAAGGACGCGGGAGTGGTGTGCGGCGCGGTGGCCGCCACCACCACTCGCACGCGGGTGGCCACCGGCGTGGTGCACCAGGGCACCCGGCACCCCCTGACGCTGGCCTCGATGGCCGCCACCGCGCACACGCTCAGCGGCGGCCGGTTCGTGCTGGGGCTGGGGCGGGGGATGGGCGCGCTGGCCCCGTCGCTCGGGGTGCCGCAGCCGACGCTGGCCGGGCTGGAGCACCTGGTGTCGGTGCTGCGCAGGCTGTGGACGGGGGAGCGGGTCACCGAGGAGGGCCCGGCCGGGTCGTTCCGCGGCATGCGCTTCTCCGACCTCCCGCCCCACGGCGCGCCGCCGGTCGTGCTGGGGACGATCGGCCCGCGCGGGCTCGAGCTCGCCGGCCGGGCCTTCGACGGCGTGCTGCTGCACCCGTTCCTCACCGCCGACGCGGTGGCGGCGTCGGTCGCGACCGTACGCAGGGCGGCGGAGCGGGCCGGGCGCGATCCGTCGTCCGTCCACGTCGTCACGACGTTGGTGGCCGCCCCCGACCTGCCGCCCGAACGGGTCGACCTGGCGGTGCGGGCCCGCGCGGTGAGCTACTTCCAGGTCCGCGGGCTCGGTGAGCTGCTCGTCGGGCGCAACGGGTGGGACGCGCGCGTGCTGGAGCGGCTGCGCGCGCATCCGTCGCTGGCCGGCGGCGGGATCGCGGACACCGCGTTCACCCGCGACCGGCTCGTCGCGTCCGCGGAGGTGCTGCCCGAGGCGTGGTTCACCGAGGGAGCCGCGATCGGGACGAGCGCGCAGTGCGCCGCCAGAGGGGTGCAGTACCGCGCGGCGGGCGCCGACGAGGTGCTGGTGCACGGAGCGTCGCCCGCGGAGGCCACCGGCCTGGCGGCGGCCTGGGAGACGTGCATGGCGGCAACCGGGAACCGCCGCGGCGGTCCGTCGTGA
- a CDS encoding phosphotransferase family protein, whose translation MTVTAEVLAAVVGGPVRALERLKGGYSREMWSFDADVDGQERPLILCADLTTGVVGSADSLGREAEAELLAGLHGAGLPVPGVLTSGGAGSPLGRPFLVMDRVPGTASVGPLLRDPHHLARRDALGAQLATVLAAVHAVDLPDVVGPLPPPDEVAPREVARWARALDSVPDARTPAVRAAQCWLDTHLPPPPERVALVHGDYRTGNLIYGSEGFRAVLDWEMAHAGDPLEDSAYAALSCWRLGTGLVGGLVPVTRWVDLYGRAAGRPVDGAAWEFWSVLGAVKMVALTRRVLDLLGPGGERDLLRRLAAQLDDDLRDAGSSRTSAAASLQ comes from the coding sequence GTGACGGTCACGGCCGAGGTGCTGGCCGCCGTCGTGGGCGGCCCGGTCCGGGCCCTGGAGCGGCTCAAGGGCGGCTACTCACGGGAGATGTGGTCGTTCGACGCCGACGTCGACGGGCAGGAGCGGCCGCTGATCCTCTGCGCCGACCTGACGACCGGCGTCGTCGGCAGTGCGGACTCGCTCGGCCGCGAGGCCGAGGCCGAGCTGCTCGCCGGGCTGCACGGCGCCGGGCTGCCGGTGCCCGGGGTGCTCACCTCCGGCGGCGCCGGCAGCCCGCTGGGTCGCCCGTTCCTGGTGATGGACCGCGTGCCGGGCACCGCGTCGGTCGGCCCGCTGCTGCGCGATCCACACCACCTCGCCCGCCGCGACGCGCTCGGCGCGCAGCTGGCCACCGTGCTCGCCGCGGTGCACGCCGTCGACCTGCCCGACGTCGTCGGCCCGCTGCCGCCGCCCGACGAGGTCGCCCCGCGCGAGGTGGCGCGGTGGGCCCGGGCGCTGGACTCGGTACCCGACGCCAGGACCCCCGCGGTCCGGGCGGCGCAGTGCTGGCTCGATACGCACCTCCCGCCGCCACCGGAGCGGGTCGCGCTCGTGCACGGCGACTACCGCACCGGGAACCTGATTTACGGGTCGGAGGGCTTCCGCGCCGTGCTGGACTGGGAGATGGCGCACGCCGGCGACCCGCTGGAGGACAGCGCGTACGCCGCGCTGTCGTGCTGGCGCCTGGGCACCGGGCTCGTCGGCGGGCTGGTGCCGGTCACCCGCTGGGTGGATCTCTACGGGCGCGCCGCGGGCCGGCCCGTCGACGGCGCCGCGTGGGAGTTCTGGTCGGTGTTGGGGGCGGTGAAGATGGTGGCCCTGACCCGGCGGGTGCTCGACCTGCTGGGGCCCGGCGGGGAGCGCGACCTGCTGCGGAGGCTGGCCGCGCAGCTCGACGACGATCTCCGCGACGCCGGGTCGTCACGGACCTCCGCCGCGGCGTCTCTACAGTAG
- a CDS encoding TetR/AcrR family transcriptional regulator yields the protein MPPPARRSTPDGAPRRRPGRPRLTEPSPEYLARLDEIIETGIKVFHERGYDSGSLDDVAAALDLRRASLYHYLRSKAQLLYLIFDRALTISLQRLDELAGIADPRQQLAALVGHQVRMVAADPSLFAVFFDQRPRLDDAYRDQIIRKEREYVRRFASVVTAAVEAGEVASVDPRHAAHALIGMTSWIYKWFDPERDDPDAVATTMIRLVLGADVDLDAVLPSGVPATT from the coding sequence ATGCCGCCTCCGGCCCGCCGGTCGACACCCGACGGTGCGCCGCGCCGCCGGCCCGGCCGCCCGCGGCTCACCGAGCCGTCGCCGGAGTACCTCGCCCGCCTCGACGAGATCATCGAGACCGGCATCAAGGTCTTCCACGAACGCGGCTACGACTCCGGCTCGCTCGACGACGTCGCCGCCGCGCTCGACCTGCGCCGGGCGAGCCTCTACCACTACCTCCGCAGCAAGGCCCAGCTGCTCTACCTGATCTTCGACCGGGCGTTGACCATCTCCCTGCAGCGCCTCGACGAGCTGGCCGGGATCGCCGACCCCCGCCAGCAGCTCGCGGCACTTGTGGGCCACCAGGTCCGGATGGTGGCCGCGGACCCCAGTCTGTTCGCCGTGTTCTTCGACCAGCGCCCCCGCCTCGACGACGCCTACCGGGACCAGATCATCCGCAAGGAGCGCGAATACGTCCGGCGCTTCGCCTCGGTCGTCACGGCGGCCGTCGAGGCCGGGGAGGTGGCCTCGGTCGACCCCCGGCACGCCGCGCACGCCCTGATCGGCATGACCAGCTGGATCTACAAGTGGTTCGACCCGGAGCGCGACGACCCCGACGCCGTCGCCACCACGATGATCCGTCTCGTGCTCGGTGCCGACGTCGATCTCGACGCCGTGCTGCCGTCCGGCGTCCCCGCCACCACCTGA
- a CDS encoding mycofactocin-coupled SDR family oxidoreductase — translation MGRMDGRVAVVTGGGRGQGRSHAVMLASEGADVVILDAPGDIATIEYAMSTPDDMAETVALVEKQGRRCLAVETDIRDTAAVNAAAERTMAEFGRVDALISNAGVMSAADSTWQLTDEQWQDMLDVNVTGGWKVCRAFVPHMIEGKRGGAIVLTGSTGGLRSVAGCTHYNVAKHGLIALMRTLAWELAEEMIRVNVVHPTGVNTEMSNNRWFVDWMGEHERLTGPMRGNLMPVDVVEPEDVSKMISFLVSDDARYVTGTEVRVDAGFMLK, via the coding sequence ATGGGCAGGATGGACGGCAGGGTCGCCGTGGTCACCGGTGGCGGACGCGGGCAGGGCCGCTCGCACGCCGTCATGCTCGCGAGCGAGGGCGCGGACGTCGTGATCCTCGACGCGCCGGGTGACATCGCGACGATCGAGTACGCGATGAGCACGCCCGACGACATGGCCGAGACCGTGGCGCTGGTGGAGAAGCAGGGCCGGCGCTGCCTGGCCGTGGAGACCGACATCCGCGACACCGCGGCGGTGAACGCGGCCGCGGAGCGCACGATGGCCGAGTTCGGTCGCGTCGACGCGCTGATCTCCAACGCCGGCGTCATGAGCGCCGCGGACAGCACCTGGCAGCTCACCGACGAGCAGTGGCAGGACATGCTCGACGTCAACGTCACGGGCGGATGGAAGGTCTGCCGGGCGTTCGTGCCCCACATGATCGAGGGCAAGCGGGGCGGGGCGATCGTGCTCACCGGCTCCACCGGCGGCCTCCGGTCGGTGGCCGGGTGCACCCACTACAACGTGGCCAAGCACGGGCTCATCGCGTTGATGCGCACGCTCGCCTGGGAGCTGGCGGAAGAGATGATCCGCGTCAACGTCGTGCACCCCACCGGGGTGAACACCGAGATGTCCAACAACCGGTGGTTCGTCGACTGGATGGGCGAGCACGAGCGGCTCACCGGCCCGATGCGCGGCAACCTGATGCCGGTGGACGTCGTCGAGCCCGAGGACGTGTCGAAGATGATCTCGTTCCTGGTGTCCGACGACGCCCGCTACGTGACCGGCACGGAGGTCCGGGTCGACGCCGGCTTCATGCTGAAGTAG
- a CDS encoding alpha/beta fold hydrolase: MLDIFDHAGTPVTHGRRTVNGVRLHYVTAGSGPALVLLHGVPKTWYYWHRVIPLLTEHFTVIAPDVRGFGDSARPEGGYDMGTIAEDIAALLTELGHERFAVAGEDWGAAFAYAVAAGFPERVTKLSFGEMLLPGFGLEDWSALTAENVRSSHFLWHVGFFHVPDFPEMLISGREEAFWSTWMKNETYNPAAITPDCVAEWVRCSSAPGGLRAIFEVYRATFTNIALDERWARTPLPMPVLAVASEHFIGQETRRQMERVSDDVQYVELADCGHSMALERPDALAEVMRDFFLKGH, translated from the coding sequence ATGCTCGACATCTTCGACCACGCCGGTACGCCCGTCACCCACGGCCGCCGGACGGTCAACGGGGTGCGCCTGCACTACGTCACCGCCGGGTCGGGGCCCGCGCTCGTGCTGCTGCACGGCGTCCCGAAGACCTGGTACTACTGGCACCGCGTCATCCCGCTGCTCACCGAGCACTTCACCGTGATCGCCCCGGACGTGCGCGGGTTCGGTGACTCGGCCCGGCCCGAGGGCGGCTACGACATGGGCACGATCGCCGAGGACATCGCCGCGTTGCTCACCGAGCTGGGCCACGAGCGTTTCGCCGTGGCGGGCGAGGACTGGGGTGCCGCGTTCGCCTACGCCGTCGCCGCCGGCTTCCCGGAGCGGGTCACGAAGCTCTCCTTCGGCGAGATGCTGCTGCCCGGGTTCGGGCTCGAGGACTGGTCGGCCCTCACGGCCGAGAACGTGCGGTCGAGCCACTTCCTGTGGCACGTCGGCTTCTTCCACGTCCCGGACTTCCCGGAGATGCTGATCAGCGGCCGGGAGGAGGCCTTCTGGTCGACGTGGATGAAGAACGAGACCTACAACCCGGCCGCGATCACGCCGGACTGCGTGGCGGAGTGGGTGCGCTGCTCGTCGGCGCCGGGCGGGCTGCGGGCGATCTTCGAGGTCTACCGGGCCACGTTCACCAACATCGCCCTCGACGAGCGCTGGGCGCGGACGCCGCTCCCGATGCCGGTGCTGGCCGTGGCGAGCGAGCACTTCATCGGCCAGGAGACGCGCCGGCAGATGGAGCGCGTGAGCGACGACGTGCAGTACGTGGAGCTCGCCGACTGCGGGCACAGCATGGCGTTGGAGCGGCCCGACGCGCTGGCCGAGGTCATGCGCGACTTCTTCCTGAAGGGACACTGA
- a CDS encoding mycofactocin-coupled SDR family oxidoreductase, protein MGQLDGKVAVITGGGRGQGRSHAIRLAEEGADVVICDITEQVGSVPFPTGQRGDLDETVAAVEKTGRRCVAIEADVRSTADMTRLADTAMDEFGRIDIHLANAGILSLSENTWELTDEAWDDMIDINLTGVFKSCRAVVPHIRAGGAGGTILITSSIAGLRAVAGCTHYTAAKHGIVGLMRTLARELAPESIRVNTIHPTGVASPMSNNDFFPQWLTEHEELGNAMRFNLMPVDALAERDVSDVVAFLCSDAGKWITGTTVPIDAGFMLK, encoded by the coding sequence ATGGGACAGCTGGACGGCAAGGTCGCGGTCATCACCGGCGGCGGACGCGGGCAGGGCCGGTCGCACGCGATCCGCCTGGCCGAGGAGGGCGCCGACGTCGTGATCTGCGACATCACCGAACAGGTGGGATCGGTGCCGTTCCCGACCGGGCAGCGGGGCGACCTCGACGAGACCGTGGCCGCGGTCGAGAAGACCGGACGGCGCTGCGTCGCGATCGAGGCCGACGTGCGCAGCACGGCCGACATGACCCGTCTCGCCGACACCGCGATGGACGAGTTCGGCCGCATCGACATCCACCTGGCCAACGCCGGGATCCTGAGCCTGTCGGAGAACACCTGGGAGCTCACCGACGAGGCCTGGGACGACATGATCGACATCAACCTGACGGGGGTGTTCAAGTCCTGCCGGGCGGTCGTCCCGCACATCCGCGCGGGCGGCGCGGGCGGCACGATCCTCATCACCTCGTCGATCGCCGGGCTGCGCGCCGTCGCCGGCTGCACGCACTACACGGCGGCCAAGCACGGGATCGTCGGGCTGATGCGCACGCTGGCCCGCGAGCTGGCGCCCGAGTCGATCCGGGTCAACACCATCCACCCGACGGGCGTGGCGTCGCCGATGTCGAACAACGACTTCTTCCCGCAGTGGCTCACCGAGCACGAGGAGCTCGGCAACGCCATGCGGTTCAACCTGATGCCCGTCGACGCGCTGGCCGAGCGGGACGTGTCCGACGTCGTCGCCTTCCTCTGTTCCGACGCCGGCAAGTGGATCACCGGGACGACCGTGCCGATCGACGCCGGCTTCATGCTCAAGTAG
- a CDS encoding agarase, which produces MTFAIRDGRLVDPEGNPFLSLALNHVDETNLKFPRNRDIWRERYGSRERWIADGAVADLRNWSFNTLGWTQEYVAGGWGEALDWFGDPIDLRHSTPWSAAELRGAGIPYVAQVPVMEIEDWNGHPAFRPLDPAHGGDDFAVWCDYLARSIAAEHADSPDLLGYFLVDIPAWLPHASGADFAELRGLDPAERDRRLYDVASRYYETIVTAIRRHDPDHLILGDRFNGNKGIPEPVLRAMAPFVDVLSVQYFTEPTQESRTQLRDDLARWREQCGGKPVIVADAGNWTPTELNPHRTGCADHAERGVDYGAALDALLDEPWFAGWHWCGYVENTGGRGWGVKDPWDEPYTDLTDAITEHNRRALARYGKD; this is translated from the coding sequence ATGACGTTCGCGATCCGGGACGGGCGGCTCGTCGACCCGGAGGGCAACCCGTTCCTGTCCCTCGCCCTGAACCACGTGGACGAGACCAACCTCAAGTTCCCGCGCAACCGTGACATCTGGCGGGAGCGCTACGGCTCGCGCGAACGCTGGATCGCCGACGGGGCCGTCGCCGACCTGCGGAACTGGTCGTTCAACACCCTGGGCTGGACCCAGGAGTACGTCGCGGGCGGCTGGGGCGAGGCGCTGGACTGGTTCGGCGACCCGATCGACCTCAGGCACTCGACCCCGTGGTCGGCGGCGGAGCTGCGCGGGGCGGGTATCCCCTACGTCGCCCAGGTGCCGGTCATGGAGATCGAGGACTGGAACGGCCACCCCGCGTTCCGGCCCCTGGACCCTGCTCACGGAGGCGACGACTTCGCGGTCTGGTGCGACTACCTCGCGCGCAGCATCGCCGCCGAGCACGCCGACTCGCCGGACCTGCTCGGCTACTTCCTCGTCGACATCCCGGCCTGGCTGCCGCACGCCTCCGGGGCCGACTTCGCCGAGCTGCGCGGCCTCGACCCGGCCGAACGGGACAGGCGGCTCTACGACGTGGCCAGCCGCTACTACGAGACGATCGTGACGGCCATCCGCCGCCACGACCCCGACCACCTGATCCTCGGTGACCGGTTCAACGGCAACAAGGGCATCCCCGAGCCGGTGCTGCGGGCGATGGCGCCCTTCGTCGACGTGCTGTCGGTGCAGTACTTCACCGAGCCGACCCAGGAGTCCCGCACGCAGCTGCGCGACGACCTCGCGCGCTGGCGCGAACAGTGCGGGGGCAAGCCGGTGATCGTCGCCGACGCCGGCAACTGGACGCCGACCGAGCTCAACCCGCACCGGACCGGGTGCGCCGACCACGCCGAACGCGGCGTCGACTACGGCGCCGCCCTGGACGCCCTGCTCGACGAGCCGTGGTTCGCGGGCTGGCACTGGTGCGGCTACGTCGAGAACACCGGTGGCCGCGGCTGGGGTGTGAAGGACCCGTGGGACGAGCCCTACACCGACCTCACCGACGCCATCACCGAGCACAACCGCCGCGCACTGGCGCGGTACGGGAAGGACTGA
- a CDS encoding alpha/beta fold hydrolase, translated as MRIVDHRGDLVRHGRETVNGVRLHYLTAGEGEPVLLLHGVPKTSYHWRHVIPLLTPHYQVIVPDMRGLGDSEHATDGYDMRNVAEDFAQLMSALGHERFRVVGEDWGAAAAYQLAAAYPDRVQQLVYQEMILPGFGLEDYSFLTAQNVRSYVWLWHINFYAVPEFPEMLINGHEREYFSYFIKHETHDPTAITPDAIDEYVRCYGSPGGVKCMCEIYRATLTDGDQNVESAKTPLRMPVLAVGSEHFIGADNERQMREVAQDVRSVILPWGHQLAEESPDELAGHYLRFFGGEL; from the coding sequence ATGCGCATCGTCGACCATCGCGGCGATCTCGTCCGGCACGGGCGCGAAACCGTCAACGGGGTGCGGCTGCACTACCTGACCGCAGGTGAGGGCGAGCCGGTGCTGCTGCTGCACGGCGTGCCCAAGACCTCCTACCACTGGCGGCACGTGATCCCGCTGCTCACCCCGCACTACCAGGTGATCGTCCCGGACATGCGCGGCCTCGGGGACTCCGAGCACGCGACCGACGGCTACGACATGCGCAACGTCGCCGAGGACTTCGCGCAGCTGATGTCCGCGCTGGGCCACGAGCGCTTCCGCGTCGTCGGCGAGGACTGGGGCGCCGCGGCGGCCTACCAGCTCGCCGCGGCCTATCCCGACCGTGTGCAGCAGCTGGTCTACCAGGAGATGATCCTTCCCGGCTTCGGACTGGAGGACTACTCGTTCCTCACCGCACAGAACGTGCGCAGCTACGTCTGGCTCTGGCACATCAACTTCTACGCGGTGCCCGAGTTCCCGGAGATGCTGATCAACGGGCACGAGCGGGAGTACTTCTCCTACTTCATCAAGCACGAGACGCACGACCCGACGGCGATCACGCCCGACGCCATTGACGAGTACGTGCGCTGCTACGGCTCACCCGGCGGGGTGAAGTGCATGTGCGAGATCTACCGGGCGACGCTGACCGACGGCGACCAGAACGTCGAGTCGGCCAAGACCCCGCTCCGGATGCCGGTGCTGGCCGTGGGCAGCGAACACTTCATCGGCGCGGACAACGAGCGGCAGATGCGCGAGGTCGCCCAGGACGTGCGGTCGGTGATCCTGCCGTGGGGCCACCAGCTCGCCGAGGAGTCCCCCGACGAGCTGGCCGGGCACTACCTGCGGTTCTTCGGTGGTGAGCTCTGA
- a CDS encoding agarase, giving the protein MSEIDSYGGSTRWRFDATGAFRLDRDGDRWWLVDPLGNGFLSVGLNHIDDSDLKYPHNLEVWKQRYGGSRDRWITEGVVTDLRNWGFNSIGWTQQYIGGGWREKFDWSQIVVVEHGAQWTVADLEAAGMPYIIQMRLAENENWNGRPFYPDVFDADFDDHCAYLARSICVDAAESTNLIGYSFVDAPLWFRHPAGADWPGLEGLEGDKREAKLFEIASTYYETIHRHIRTYDPHHLILGDRYNGDNELPDVVLEAAKPYIDVLSVQYYPGNDQASRDHVISHARGLYERVGKPILIPDIGNWTATELNPQRTMDGVEDQAARAQHYVDTFTDLVREPWLLGWHWCGYVENLARGWGMKDPWDEPYPDYVDPVAEFNRRVYDLL; this is encoded by the coding sequence TTGTCCGAGATCGACAGCTACGGCGGCTCCACCCGCTGGCGGTTCGACGCCACCGGTGCGTTCCGGCTCGACCGCGACGGTGACCGGTGGTGGCTGGTGGACCCGCTGGGCAACGGCTTCCTGTCCGTCGGCCTCAATCACATCGACGACTCCGACCTGAAGTACCCGCACAACCTCGAGGTCTGGAAGCAGCGCTACGGCGGCTCGCGCGATCGCTGGATCACCGAGGGCGTCGTCACCGACCTGCGCAACTGGGGCTTCAACTCCATCGGCTGGACCCAGCAGTACATCGGCGGGGGCTGGCGGGAGAAGTTCGACTGGTCCCAGATCGTCGTCGTCGAGCACGGCGCGCAGTGGACCGTGGCCGACCTCGAGGCCGCCGGGATGCCCTACATCATCCAGATGCGGCTGGCGGAGAACGAGAACTGGAACGGGCGCCCGTTCTACCCCGACGTCTTCGACGCCGACTTCGACGACCACTGCGCCTACCTCGCGCGCAGCATCTGCGTCGACGCCGCCGAGAGCACGAACCTCATCGGCTACTCGTTCGTCGACGCGCCGCTGTGGTTCCGCCACCCCGCGGGCGCGGACTGGCCGGGGCTCGAGGGGCTCGAGGGGGACAAGCGCGAGGCGAAGCTCTTCGAGATCGCCTCGACGTACTACGAGACGATCCACCGCCACATCCGCACCTACGACCCGCACCACCTGATCCTGGGCGACCGCTACAACGGCGACAACGAGCTGCCCGACGTGGTGCTCGAGGCGGCGAAGCCCTACATCGACGTGCTGTCGGTGCAGTACTACCCGGGCAACGACCAGGCCTCGCGCGACCACGTGATCAGCCACGCCCGCGGGCTGTACGAGCGGGTCGGCAAGCCGATCCTCATCCCCGACATCGGCAACTGGACCGCCACCGAGCTCAACCCGCAGCGCACGATGGACGGCGTCGAGGACCAGGCCGCCCGCGCGCAGCACTACGTCGACACCTTCACCGACCTGGTGCGCGAGCCGTGGCTGCTGGGCTGGCACTGGTGCGGCTACGTCGAGAACCTCGCCCGCGGTTGGGGCATGAAGGACCCGTGGGACGAGCCGTACCCCGATTACGTCGATCCCGTCGCGGAGTTCAACCGCCGCGTCTACGACCTGCTGTGA